A part of Microthrixaceae bacterium genomic DNA contains:
- a CDS encoding riboflavin synthase translates to MFTGIVEELGTLASRSGPRLRISANTVLGDVEMGASIAVNGTCLTVVAWGDGWWEADVVEETYARTSLGALQPGDRVNLERPVRLADRLGGHLVQGHVDAVGTILTPAPDLKVTVPPELLRYIVHKGSVTVDGVSLTVAAVHPDGFSIAVIPHTAEVTTLGRKGPGDPVNIELDVIAKYVESLLEGHKS, encoded by the coding sequence ATGTTCACCGGCATCGTCGAGGAACTTGGCACGCTCGCCAGCCGTTCAGGTCCACGTCTACGAATCTCGGCCAACACCGTCCTCGGAGACGTGGAGATGGGGGCATCGATAGCCGTGAACGGGACCTGTCTCACCGTGGTCGCCTGGGGAGACGGCTGGTGGGAAGCCGATGTGGTCGAGGAGACCTACGCCCGCACCAGCCTCGGTGCCCTCCAACCCGGTGACCGCGTCAACCTCGAACGCCCGGTCCGACTGGCCGACCGCCTCGGCGGCCACCTGGTGCAGGGCCACGTCGACGCGGTCGGAACCATCCTCACCCCGGCCCCCGACCTGAAGGTCACAGTGCCGCCCGAACTCTTGCGCTACATCGTGCACAAGGGATCGGTGACCGTCGACGGCGTGAGCCTCACCGTGGCCGCCGTCCACCCCGATGGGTTCTCCATCGCCGTCATCCCCCACACTGCCGAGGTCACCACCCTGGGTCGCAAAGGCCCCGGAGACCCTGTGAACATCGAGCTCGACGTGATCGCCAAGTACGTCGAGTCGCTCCTGGAAGGACACAAGTCATGA
- a CDS encoding 6,7-dimethyl-8-ribityllumazine synthase, giving the protein MAGDHQSSLAPVPVLDGNGLKVAIIAARWNSEITMRLLDGARRGLSAAGVDPADVIEDWVPGAFELPLAARTWAVSGRVDAVICLGCVIRGETTHYEAVAGECARGIQDVQLATGVPVAFGALTVENLDQALARSEDVGGHNVGEDGANVAVEMARLVQRVLDR; this is encoded by the coding sequence ATGGCCGGTGACCACCAGTCCTCGCTGGCACCCGTTCCCGTGCTGGATGGCAACGGCCTGAAGGTGGCGATCATCGCCGCCCGATGGAACTCCGAGATCACCATGCGCCTCCTCGACGGGGCCCGGCGTGGGCTGAGTGCTGCTGGCGTAGATCCGGCCGATGTGATCGAGGACTGGGTACCGGGAGCCTTCGAACTTCCTCTCGCCGCCCGTACATGGGCTGTATCAGGACGTGTCGATGCAGTGATATGTCTCGGCTGCGTGATCCGTGGGGAGACGACCCACTACGAGGCGGTGGCAGGGGAGTGCGCCAGGGGCATTCAAGACGTCCAGCTCGCCACCGGCGTCCCGGTGGCGTTCGGTGCGCTCACGGTCGAGAACCTCGATCAGGCCCTAGCCCGCAGCGAGGACGTCGGAGGCCACAACGTTGGCGAGGACGGCGCCAACGTGGCCGTGGAGATGGCCAGGCTGGTTCAGCGGGTGCTGGATCGCTGA
- a CDS encoding bifunctional 3,4-dihydroxy-2-butanone-4-phosphate synthase/GTP cyclohydrolase II — protein sequence MTATTDASEGRPNRGPTDDGPLADIGEALEAFARGEILVVVDDEDRENEGDLIMAAEHVTPEKIAFFLHHTSGFICAPITPERAAELDLRPMVEQNTESMRTAFLVSVDYRHGTTTGISAFDRAATVLALVDPTTRPGDLARPGHILPLEAREGGVLKRAGHTEATVDLARMAGLYPAGILCEIVDDKKMGMARQPELRRFAREHDLYMISIADMIRYRRRTEKLVRRVAEARIPTGWGDFNAFVYENVLDGEQHIAMVRGDVNGADDVLVRVHSECLTGDVFGSMRCDCGVQLDAAMKMVADEGTGVVVYLRGHEGRGIGIGHKIRAYELQDEGHDTVEANEALGLPVDSREYGIGAQILVDLGITTMRLITNNPAKYGGLDGFGLDITGRVPSITAPNPENIRYLKTKAEKMGHLLEGLEDLPPDASGAVTPASADDVLVLDEEHDHGR from the coding sequence ATGACCGCTACCACCGACGCGTCCGAGGGCCGCCCCAACCGGGGTCCAACCGACGACGGCCCGCTTGCCGACATCGGCGAGGCCCTTGAAGCGTTCGCCCGCGGCGAGATCTTGGTGGTGGTGGACGACGAGGACCGAGAGAACGAAGGCGACCTGATCATGGCCGCCGAGCACGTCACTCCCGAGAAGATCGCATTCTTCCTCCATCACACCTCCGGTTTCATCTGCGCTCCGATCACCCCCGAACGCGCCGCTGAGCTCGACCTGAGGCCCATGGTCGAGCAGAACACCGAGTCGATGCGCACCGCGTTCCTGGTAAGCGTCGACTACCGCCACGGAACCACCACCGGGATCTCCGCCTTCGACCGGGCCGCCACCGTCCTGGCCCTCGTCGATCCCACCACTCGCCCCGGCGACCTGGCCCGGCCCGGCCACATCCTTCCGCTGGAGGCACGCGAGGGCGGGGTGCTCAAGAGGGCCGGCCACACCGAGGCCACCGTCGACCTGGCTCGAATGGCTGGCCTCTACCCAGCCGGGATCCTGTGCGAGATAGTCGACGACAAGAAGATGGGCATGGCCCGCCAGCCCGAGCTTCGTCGCTTCGCCCGTGAACACGACCTCTACATGATCTCCATCGCCGACATGATCCGCTACCGGCGGCGAACCGAGAAGCTGGTTCGGCGGGTCGCTGAAGCCCGTATCCCCACCGGGTGGGGCGACTTCAACGCCTTCGTGTACGAGAACGTCCTCGACGGTGAACAGCACATCGCCATGGTCCGTGGGGACGTCAACGGTGCCGACGATGTGCTGGTCCGGGTGCACAGCGAGTGCCTCACGGGCGACGTGTTCGGGTCCATGCGCTGCGATTGCGGGGTGCAGCTCGATGCGGCCATGAAGATGGTGGCCGACGAAGGAACCGGTGTCGTGGTCTACCTGCGGGGTCACGAGGGCCGGGGAATCGGCATCGGCCACAAGATCCGGGCCTATGAGCTCCAAGACGAAGGCCACGACACCGTGGAGGCCAACGAAGCCCTGGGACTTCCCGTGGATTCGCGCGAGTACGGCATCGGAGCTCAGATACTTGTAGATCTCGGCATAACGACGATGCGGTTGATAACTAACAACCCAGCTAAGTACGGAGGCCTGGACGGGTTCGGACTCGATATCACCGGCCGGGTCCCGTCGATTACCGCACCCAACCCCGAGAACATTCGATACCTGAAGACCAAGGCGGAGAAGATGGGCCACCTCCTCGAAGGCTTGGAGGACTTGCCGCCCGATGCTTCTGGAGCGGTGACCCCGGCGTCGGCCGACGACGTTCTGGTCCTAGACGAGGAACACGACCATGGCCGGTGA